One part of the Astatotilapia calliptera chromosome 9, fAstCal1.2, whole genome shotgun sequence genome encodes these proteins:
- the LOC113029926 gene encoding cyclic nucleotide-gated cation channel beta-3-like, whose product MFAKLKGLFSSPQVPEGSGTTSKAPDPAPLPPPPPAKEEKPAEKENEDKKVDKPQESAPSPAPPPAPEPAPSAASAPASAPAPAPAPAPASAPAPPPNPDQAGAEGEEGVPPPPPPIVINKYSDEHLRAIIMKMRERKQLFKEKVTDQYASSPEITPPVTPLLRKDDYNRVIEERRQQAEEAQIKKEEADKKKKEEQEKKKKEDEQKKAEQKAAEAKQQEEKKSIRTRISEAMWSVVDTVLKPLEDLMDSVFGQTIDPFTDRRYIAWLSLVTVAFNYNTWFITARLCFPYHTEISIPYWFTLDVLADIIYLVDSVISQPRKQFVKGGDIIKDRVMTKKHYRDSERFLADVVSVLPFDLLYIQFGFKSAFRLNRLLKMDTFFEFSDRLESIMAKAYIWRVIRTIGYLLFMLHLNACFYYVASEYQGIGKTKWVYSGLGSAYLRCYYFAVRSLINIGGLNEPETVFEITFQMTNFFLGVFVFSSLIGQMRDVIGAATAGQTYFRSSMDNTVEYMVTNHIPSLIQNRVRTWYTYTWDAQGMLDESELLDKMPLVMRTAIAVDINLATFQKIDLFKGCDQQMLVDMLLRLKSIIYLPGDFVVKKGDIGKEMYIIKGGAVQVVGGPDNSIVFVTLKAGCVFGEISLLQSSKDGGNRRTANVKAYGFANLFVLEKKDLFDILVHYPESQKVLARKGRKLMKAKGPAAAKVEEEKKKGLALFGPKPPTPKLLRAFGGTINKTFIDKMKTSSTN is encoded by the exons ATGTTTGCAAAGTTGAAGGGTCTCTTTAGCAGCCCGCAGGTGCCAGAGGGCTCTGGGACTACTAGCAAAGCCCCTGACCCAGCTCCacttccacctccacctccagccAAG GAGGAGAAGCCAGCTGAgaaggagaatgaagacaagaAAGTGGACAAACCACAGG AATCAGCTCCATCACCGGCACCACCCCCAGCCCCTGAACCAGCACCATCAGCGGCCTCGGCACCAGCTTCGGCACCAGCTCCTGCCCCAGCTCCAGCCCCAGCCTCGGCTCCAGCTCCTCCACCAAACCCCGATCAAGCTGGAGCTGAGGG agaggagggagtccccCCTCCACCTCCCCCCATAGTCATCAACAAGTACTCAGATGAGCACCTCAGAGCCATAATCATGAAgatgagagaaagaaagcagctCTTCAAGGAGAAAGTGACTGATCAGTATGCTTCATCCCCTGAGATAACCCCTCCTGTCA CGCCACTGCTACGCAAAGACGActacaacagagtcatagaggAAAGGAGACAACAGGCAGAGGAGGCACAGATAAAGAAGGAGGAGgcagacaagaagaaaaaagaggagcaggagaagaagaaaaaggaggatgagcaaaagaaagcagaacaaaaggcagcagaggccaaacagcaggaggagaagaagagtaTAAGAACCAGGATATCCGAGGCAATGTGGTCAGTGGTGGACACTGTGTTGAAGCCACTCGAGGACCTGATGGACTCTGTGTTTGGGCAAACCATAGACCCTTTCACGGACCGTCGCTACATTGCATGGCTAAGCTTGGTGACTGTGGCCTTTAACTACAACACGTGGTTCATCACGGCCCGCCTGTGCTTCCCCTACCACACTGAGATCTCCATCCCTTACTGGTTCACCCTGGATGTGTTGGCTGACATCATCTACCTGGTGGACTCTGTCATCTCCCAACCCCGCAAACAGTTTGTCAAAGGAGGAGACATCATT AAAGACAGAGTGATGACAAAGAAGCACTACAGAGATTCAGAGAGATTCCTG GCAGACGTGGTGTCAGTCTTGCCATTTGACTTGTTGTACATCCAATTTGGATTCAAATCTGCCTTCAGACTCAATCGTCTACTGAAG ATGGACACATTTTTTGAGTTCAGTGATCGTCTAGAGAGCATCATGGCCAAGGCTTACATCTGGAG AGTGATTCGCACAATTGGTTATCTGCTCTTCATGCTCCACCTTAATGCCTGCTTCTACTACGTGGCCTCAGAATATCAGGGCATTGGTAAAACTAAATGGGTCTACTCCGGCCTAGGCAGCGC GTACCTGCGTTGTTACTACTTTGCTGTCCGAAGTCTGATCAACATTGGGGGTCTTAATGAACCCGAAACCGTCTTTGAGATTACCTTTCAGATGACTAATTTTTTCTTGGGCGTCTTTGTGTTCTCCAGTTTGATTGGACAG ATGAGAGATGTCATTGGTGCAGCGACAGCAGGACAGACTTACTTCCGTTCTTCCATGGACAACACTGTGGAGTACATGGTGACCAATCACATTCCGTCTTTGATACAGAACCGAGTCCGCACCTGGTACACCTACACCTGGGACGCTCAGGGCATGCTGG ATGAGTCCGAGCTGCTGGACAAGATGCCTCTAGTGATGAGAACAGCCATTGCTGTGGACATCAACCTGGCGACCTTCCAGAAGATTGATCTTTTCAAG GGCTGTGACCAGCAGATGTTAGTGGACATGTTGCTGAGGCTCAAGTCAATCATTTATCTGCCCGGAGACTTTGTTGTGAAGAAG GGTGACATCGGTAAAGAGATGTACATCATCAAAGGTGGAGCGGTGCAGGTGGTGGGAGGACCCGACAACAGCATTGTGTTTGTGACACTAAAAGCTGGTTGTGTTTTTGGGGAAATCAG TCTCTTGCAGTCCTCCAAAGATGGAGGGAACAGGCGCACAGCTAATGTCAAAGCATACGGCTTCGCCAACCTCTTTGTCCTGGAGAAGAAAGACCTGTTTGATATTTTGGTTCATTACCCGGAGTCGCAGAAAGTGTTGGCCAGAAAGGGCAG GAAACTAATGAAGGCCAAAGGTCCAGCAGCAGCTAAAGttgaagaagagaagaaaaaaggactgGCGCTGTTCGGACCCAAACCCCCCACACCCAAACTGCTGCGCGCTTTCGGCGGGACCATTAACAAAACGTTTATTGACAAAATGAAG acTTCCAGTACCAACTAA
- the cngb3.1 gene encoding cyclic nucleotide-gated cation channel beta-3 — MCTSTTAPSGHCYQETPPEKKEEKEDQPTKEEEKKEEEKKEEEKKEEEKKKEEKKEEEKKKEEKKEEEPKTAPAQAPAAPAPTAAPANPEDIEGEEAPPPPVVYSRYTDDTIRFLAKKLKERTEILKEKAIDPYATSPEVTPPVTPILRKDDYIRLKEEERIAKEEAEKKKAEEAAKKAEEKKKKDEEKRLEAEKKAEEERLAEEAKKKERILPQISCSCFDVLFHPVEEKMDVILGTTIDPFTDRRYISWLSFVALAYNYNVWFCSARLAFPYHSETANRYWIFLDILSDIVNIIDIIVWQPRLQFVKAGDIIKDRALTKLHYRKSHQFKTDIISILPFDLLCLYFEFSSFYRLNRFIRIGSFFEFSDRLESVMAKAYIWRVARTTGYLLFMLHLNACAYYVASVHQGLATTTWVYDGNGTAYLRCYYFAVRSLINIGGLPEPVTTFEISFQMANFFIGVFVFSSLIGQMRDVIGAATAAQTYFRASMDGCVSYMNTYTIPKLVQNRVRTWYNYTWAAQGMLDESELLDKMPLVMRIAIAVDINLATFQKIALFQGCDQQMLVDMLLRLKSIIYLPGDFVVKKGDIGKEMYIIKSGAVQVVGGPDNSIVFVTLKAGSVFGEISLLQSAKDGGNRRTANVKAHGFANLFVLEKKDLFDILVHYPESEKVLARKGRKLVKAKGAVPAKGNEEKQKGLALFPPKPPTPKLLRAFANMKKLKKMEETK, encoded by the exons ATGTGTACCTCAACTACTGCCCCTAGTGGACACTGCTAT CAAGAAACGCCgccagaaaagaaagaagaaaaagaagatcagCCCAcgaaagaggaggaaaagaaagaagaagaaaagaaagaggaggaaaagaaagaggaggaaaagaaaaaggaggagaagaaagaggaggaaaagaaaaaggaggagaagaaagaagaagagccaAAAACAG CTCCTGCGCAGGCACCTGCTGCTCCCGCTCCCACTGCTGCTCCTGCCAATCCAGAGGACATTGAAGG TGAAGAAGCGCCTCCTCCACCTGTTGTCTACTCCCGCTACACAGACGACACCATCCGATTTTTAGCCAAGAAGTTAAAAGAACGCACAGAGATACTCAAAGAGAAGGCCATAGACCCTTATGCCACATCTCCAGAAGTCACACCACCTGTCA CACCTATTCTGAGAAAGGATGACTACATCCGACTGAAGGAAGAGGAGCGCATAGCCAAGGAAGAAGCAGAAAAGAAGAAGGCGGAGGAAGCGGCCAAAAAggcagaagagaagaagaaaaaagatgaggagaaaaggTTGGAGGCCGAGAAGAAAGCCGAGGAGGAGAGACTGGCAGAGGAGGccaagaagaaagaaaggatcCTCCCAcaaatcagctgctcctgcttTGACGTCCTCTTCCATCCAGTGGAGGAAAAAATGGATGTCATCTTGGGGACCACCATTGATCCTTTCACAG ATCGTCGGTACATTTCCTGGTTGAGCTTCGTGGCATTGGCGTACAATTACAACGTCTGGTTTTGCTCCGCTAGGCTGGCTTTCCCTTACCACAGTGAAACTGCCAACCGCTACTGGATATTCCTCGACATTCTTAGCGACATTGTAAATATAATAGACATCATTGTTTGGCAGCCTCGCCTTcagtttgtcaaagctggagaCATCATT AAAGACAGAGCTTTGACTAAGCTACATTATCGAAAATCACATCAATTTAAG ACTGATATAATCAGCATCCTCCCCTTCGACCTGCTCTGCCTGTACTTTGAATTCTCCTCGTTTTACCGACTGAACCGCTTCATCAGG ATTGGTTCCTTCTTTGAGTTCAGTGATCGACTTGAGAGTGTCATGGCCAAAGCTTACATCTGGAG AGTTGCCCGCACCACAGGCTACCTGCTCTTCATGCTTCACCTCAACGCCTGTGCTTACTACGTCGCCTCAGTGCACCAGGGTCTTGCCACAACTACATGGGTGTATGACGGGAATGGCACAGC GTACCTGCGTTGCTACTACTTTGCAGTTCGCAGTCTGATCAACATCGGGGGTTTACCGGAACCTGTAACCACCTTTGAGATTTCCTTTCAGATGGCTAACTTCTTTATTGGTGTCTTTGTGTTCTCGAGTTTGATCGGACAG ATGAGAGATGTCATAGGAGCAGCTACAGCAGCTCAGACATACTTCCGGGCGTCAATGGACGGATGTGTTTCCTACATGAACACCTATACGATCCCCAAGCTAGTCCAGAACAGAGTCCGCACCTGGTACAACTACACCTGGGCAGCTCAGGGAATGCTGG ATGAGTCCGAGCTCCTGGACAAGATGCCTCTGGTGATGAGAATTGCCATTGCTGTGGACATCAACCTTGCCACATTCCAGAAGATTGCATTGTTCCAG GGCTGTGACCAGCAGATGTTAGTGGACATGTTACTGAGGCTCAAGTCAATCATTTATCTACCCGGAGACTTTGTTGTGAAGAAG GGTGACATCGGTAAAGAGATGTACATCATCAAAAGTGGAGCGGTGCAGGTGGTGGGAGGACCCGACAACAGCATTGTGTTTGTGACGCTGAAGGCCGGCTCAGTGTTTGGGGAAATCAG TTTACTGCAGTCTGCTAAAGATGGAGGAAACAGGCGCACAGCCAATGTAAAAGCTCACGGCTTCGCTAACCTTTTTGTGCTGGAGAAGAAAGACCTGTTTGATATCCTCGTCCACTACCCGGAGTCTGAGAAGGTGCTGGCCAGGAAGGGCAG GAAACTAGTCAAAGCCAAAGGAGCTGTACCTGCTAAAGGTAATGAGGAGAAGCAGAAAGGACTGGCTCTGTTTCCACCAAAGCCACCAACGCCCAAGCTACTCAGAGCTTTTGCAAATATGAAAAAACTCAAG AAAATGGAAGAGACGAAATAG